The Pagrus major chromosome 17, Pma_NU_1.0 genome includes a region encoding these proteins:
- the mdh2 gene encoding malate dehydrogenase, mitochondrial translates to MFSRAVRPTVSLARSLSTSSQNNAKVAVLGASGGIGQPLSLLLKNSPLVSQLSLYDIAHTPGVAADLSHIETRAHVTGHMGPDQLDAALKGCDVVVIPAGVPRKPGMTRDDLFNTNATIVATLADACARNCPEAMICIIANPVNSTIPITSEVMKKHGVYNPNRVFGVTTLDIVRANTFVAELKGLDPARVNVPVIGGHAGKTIIPLISQCTPKVEFPADQLSALTGRIQEAGTEVVKAKAGAGSATLSMAYAGARFTFSVLDAMNGKEGVVECAYVRSEETECKYFSTPILLGKSGIEKNLGLGKLSAFEEKLVADAMDELKASIKKGEDFVSKMK, encoded by the coding sequence atgttttcccGCGCCGTCAGACCTACCGTCAGCCTCGCTCGGAGCCTGTCCACCTCTTCCCAGAACAACGCCAAGGTGGCGGTGCTAGGAGCGTCAGGCGGCATAGGCCAGCCGCTATCTCTGCTCCTCAAGAATAGCCCCCTGGTGAGTCAACTCTCCCTGTACGATATCGCTCACACCCCCGGAGTGGCTGCAGACCTCAGCCACATCGAGACGAGGGCCCATGTAACCGGCCATATGGGTCCCGACCAGCTGGATGCTGCTCTGAAGGGCTGCGACGTCGTGGTGATCCCCGCCGGCGTGCCAAGAAAACCAGGTATGACTCGTGATGACCTTTTCAACACCAACGCCACCATTGTAGCCACCTTGGCCGATGCCTGCGCCCGCAACTGCCCCGAGGCCATGATCTGCATCATTGCCAACCCTGTCAACTCCACCATCCCTATTACATCAGAGGTCATGAAGAAGCATGGAGTGTACAACCCCAACAGAGTCTTTGGTGTCACAACTCTGGACATTGTCAGGGCAAACACCTTCGTTGCAGAGCTTAAAGGCCTTGACCCAGCTCGTGTTAATGTCCCAGTCATTGGAGGTCACGCTGGCAAGACCATCATTCCCCTCATTTCCCAGTGCACACCAAAGGTAGAGTTCCCTGCTGACCAGCTGTCTGCCCTGACTGGCAGGATCCAGGAGGCTGGCACAGAGGTGGTGAAGGCCAAGGCCGGAGCTGGATCTGCTACCCTCTCCATGGCCTACGCTGGGGCCCGCTTCACCTTCTCCGTCCTGGACGCCATGAATGGAAAGGAAGGTGTGGTGGAGTGCGCCTATGTCAGGTCCGAGGAGACGGAGTGCAAGTACTTCTCCACACCTATCCTCCTGGGGAAGAGCGGCATAGAGAAGAACCTCGGGCTGGGCAAGCTGTCTGCCTTCGAGGAGAAGCTGGTGGCTGACGCCATGGATGAGCTGAAGGCCTCCATCAAGAAGGGCGAGGATTTTGTGTCTAAAATGAAGTGA
- the LOC141012644 gene encoding E3 ubiquitin-protein ligase rnf146-like, whose product MASCGEVDHSVSSLPSSKKGSNSGGGSGNSAESSCSGSSNSSPALSVPECAICLQSCVHPVQLPCHHVFCFLCVKGASWQSKRCALCRQEVPDDFLERPTLLSPEELKASAGGRGGATSDHAWYYEGRNGWWQYDERTSRELEDAFSKGKKTAEMLIAGFLYVADLENMVQYRRNEHGRRRKMKRDILDIPKKGVAGLRLDTEGVTGAIGAAGRENSADGADTTVAGVQQQVTGIPSTVTAPPAPARPPTSLGGQPGSSSSSPTLEDALSQLQISLRPTPPQERAEVGEGEEEDEEEEASPSRSSDPHTSVDESGSGDWSDDEEEEDEEEEGGDGERVEPLEGRPRRQRLNPEDRAPPGAEAASPPSSSSSSGRSRMPDGQCTVTEV is encoded by the coding sequence ATGGCTAGTTGTGGGGAGGTAGACCACTCTGTTAGCTCGCTTCCATCCAGTAAGAAAGGAAGCAACAGTGGTGGTGGAAGTGGGAACAGTGCAGAATCATCATGCTCTGGCTCCAGCAACTCATCCCCAGCCCTGTCTGTACCGGAGTGTGCCATCTGTCTGCAGAGCTGCGTCCACCCAGTCCAACTGCCATGCCATCACgtcttttgtttcctgtgtgtgaaGGGAGCCTCCTGGCAGAGCAAGCGCTGTGCTctctgcagacaggaagtgccGGATGACTTCCTGGAAAGGCCCACGCTTCTCTCTCCGGAGGAGCTGAAGGCATCAGCGGGAGGTCGGGGCGGGGCGACAAGTGACCACGCCTGGTATTATGAGGGCCGTAATGGTTGGTGGCAATATGACGAACGAACCAGCCGCGAGCTGGAGGACGCTTTCTCCAAGGGCAAGAAAACAGCCGAAATGCTGATAGCTGGTTTTTTGTATGTAGCCGACTTGGAGAACATGGTGCAGTACAGGCGCAACGAGCACGGTCGTAGACGCAAGATGAAGAGAGACATTTTGGATATCCCGAAGAAGGGAGTGGCGGGACTGCGTTTGGACACTGAGGGTGTTACTGGGGCCATTGGGGCAGCAGGTCGAGAAAACTCTGCTGATGGGGCTGACACCACAGTAGCAGGAGTGCAGCAGCAGGTCACAGGTATCCCGTCTACTGTCACAGCCCCTCCAGCCCCTGCCAGACCTCCCACCTCCCTCGGTGGAcagcctggcagcagcagcagcagccccacTCTGGAGGATGCTCTCTCTCAGCTGCAGATCAGCCTCAGGCCCACACCTCCTCAGGAGCGTGCAGAGGTgggggaaggagaggaagaagacgaggaagaggaggcctcGCCCTCAAGGTCCTCCGATCCTCACACCTCTGTGGACGAGTCTGGCTCTGGAGACTGGAGCGacgatgaggaagaggaggacgaagaagaagaggggggaGATGGAGAGCGCGTGGAGCCTTTGGAGGGGAGGCCACGGAGGCAAAGACTGAATCCAGAGGACAGAGCCCCTCCCGGCGCAGAGGCCGCCTCTCCCCCTTCTTCATCCAGTAGCAGTGGAAGGTCCAGAATGCCCGATGGCCAGTGTACAGTGACTGAAGTGTGA